One part of the Ziziphus jujuba cultivar Dongzao chromosome 2, ASM3175591v1 genome encodes these proteins:
- the LOC107418062 gene encoding uncharacterized protein LOC107418062 yields the protein MGSIPHHFYSDYPFELSGFSGLASAAGGPVVPETNSNGGGAMWGDQDSLIPMIDNGVLDDLSPESSDMAAAVPSSMMAVSSFPEQLGVLDGVVPASFSDHYSMSGLHGISGMQNFGVGYQQDACEFGEECCGLFMPEYKPVGLVARENWGIQSNQIHSLEESNIKVGRYSEEERKERILRYLKKRNQRNFNKTIKYACRKTLADRRVRVRGRFARNNELCDQEMVAKKNESPTRKDRELCCGDAVQMKYDEDQDWLQEAMANLLCLPYVAG from the exons atgGGTTCTATTCCTCATCATTTCTACTCCGACTATCCTTTCGAGCTCTCCGGCTTCTCGGGGTTGGCTTCGGCGGCCGGGGGTCCGGTTGTCCCCGAAACCAACTCTAATGGTGGTGGTGCAATGTGGGGTGATCAAGACAGCTTGATTCCCATGATCGATAATGGTGTGCTTGATGATCTTTCCCCCGAATCGTCGGATATGGCTGCCGCCGTGCCTTCTTCGATGATGGCGGTTTCTTCGTTCCCGGAGCAACTCGGGGTTTTGGATGGGGTTGTTCCGGCCTCATTTTCCGATCATTACAGCATGAGTGGTTTGCATGGGATTTCAGGGATGCAGAATTTTGGTGTGGGATATCAACAAGATGCTTGTGAGTTTGGGGAGGAATGCTGTGGATTGTTCATGCCGGAATATAAGCCTGTTGGTCTTGTTGCTAGAGAGAATTGG GGAATTCAAAGTAATCAAATTCATTCACTTGAAGAATCCAACATAAAGGTTGGCCGGTACTccgaagaagaaaggaaagagagaatTCTTAGATATTTGAAGAAAAGAAACCAAAGGAACTTCAACAAAACCATTAAG TATGCTTGTCGGAAAACCCTAGCAGACAGAAGAGTTCGAGTTAGAGGGAGATTTGCAAGAAACAATGAACTTTGTGATCAAGAAATGGTAGCCAAGAAGAATGAAAGTCCTACTAGAAAAGACAGAGAATTATGCTGTGGGGATGCTGTTCAG ATGAAGTATGATGAGGACCAGGACTGGCTGCAAGAAGCAATGGCAAATTTATTGTGTTTACCTTACGTTGCTGGGTAA